The region ggggtctgtatgacatctgtccaggatcttctggctttcatagtctctggtgagaagtctggtgtaaatcttataggtctgcctttatatgttacttgacctttttcccttgctgcttttaatatgctttctttattttgtgcatttggtgttttgagtattatgtgatgcgaggattttcttttctggtccaatctatttggagttctgtaggcttcttgtatgcttatgggcatctctttctttaggttagggcagttttcttctatgattttgttgaagatatttactgttcatttgagctgggagtcttcactctcttctatacctattatccttaggtttgatcttctcattgagtgctggatttcctgtatgttttggaccaatagctttttccattttacattttctttgactgttgtgttgatgatttctatggaatcttctgctcctgagattctctctctcttctattctgtttgtgatgcttgtatctacggctccttgtctcttcctttggtttctatatccagggttgtttccctgtgtcctttatttattgtttctatttccatttttaattccttcacaaagaattgtgttttcctcgaattctttcagggatttttgtgattcctctctataggcttctacttctttatttatgttttcctgcgtttctctaagggagttcttcatgtctttcttgaagtcctctagcatcatgatcaaatgtgattttaaatctagatcttgcttttctggtgtgtttggatattcagtgtttgctttggtgggagaattgggctccgatgacaccatgtagtcttggtttctgttgcttgggttcctgcgtttgcctctcaccatcaggttgtctctggtgttaccttgttctgctatttctgacagtggctagactttcctatagtcctgtgtgttgacctgttttcctgttttctttcagccagttatgggaacagagtgttctgctttcaggcgtgtagtctttcctgtctactggtcttcagctgttcctgtgggcctgtgtcctcggtccaccaggcaggtcacttgaagcagaaaagttggtcttacctgtgatcctgtggctcaagttgctcctggggttctgcttttgagctctcagtgagggctgcaaccaggagggcctgtgccatcTTTTCTCggagcccctgtgcactggggtcccagatggcgttaggtgttttcctctggagtcataaATGTGgccagagtgtagtctcttctggcttcccaggcgtgtctgcccctctgaaggtttagctctccctcccacgggatttgggtgcagagaactgttgaccggtTCCCTTCAGGTCTGGTCAGTGTCTGGACTGCGGGGGATCTGCCGTTCGAGttcccctatcttccagttcccagaggccgtaaacagtttcctcttgggtcagggatgtgggcaggtgagGGCAGtcttggtggtctctcccactctgcagtctcaagagtgcccacctctccggtcggtgagctctctctcccatagggtttgggagcagtgactagttagggttttattgctgtgaacagacatcatgaccaaggcaactcttataaggacaacatttgattggggctagcttacaggttcagaggttcagtccattatcttcaaggtggaaacatagcagcatccaggcaggcatggtacaagaggagctgagagcagGGCTTTGGAGGATCTGTATCTTGCTTCAACAGTGTTTGGACAGAACAGACCCGGGGACTCCCACTTTATTCACTTCCAGCTGCCTTACAAGTCTCTCCAGTCGCAGCCTCTGGGACCATCTCCTTGCCACCTTCAGCTCCTAGGACCAGCCAGCCCCATCTTAGCAGTTAGCTCCATACTCTGGATCAGCCATGACCTCTCAGATTCGTCAGAATTATTCCATCGAAGTGGAAGCTGCCACGAACCACCTGGTCAACTTGCACCTGCGGGCCTCCTACATCTACCTCTCTCCAGGCTTCTTTTTTGATCGGGATGACATGGCTTTGGAGGGCATAGGCCACTTCTTCGAGAATTGGCCGAGGAGAAGCGCAAGGACGCTAAGCATCAACTCAAGTTACAGAATGAACGTGGGGGCCGTGAACTCTTCCAGGATGTGCAGAAGCCATCTCAAGATGAATGGGATAAAACCCTGGAGGCCATGGAAGCTGCCTTGGCCCTGGAGAAGAACCTGAATCAGGCCCTCTTAGATCTGCATGCCCTGGGCTCTGCCCACACAGACTGTCACCTCTGTGACTTCTTGGAAAGCCACTTCCTGGATAAGGAGGATGCCTGAATATAAGGAACATCTTTACATCTTCAGTGTTGAGGCCATATtgtaagagaaaaataattttctttaaatcaaATTCATTCTAGTTTCTCAGGATGTGTCCACTGCTATAAAGAGCTGTTTGAGGGGGTTTATGGTGGTTTAAATACGCTTGacccagtgagtggcactattaggaggtgtggccttgttgtaggaactgtgttactgtgggggtgggctttgagaccaccttcctagctgcctagaagagcagtcttctgtttgcctttgaaaCAAGATAACGAACTCTGAGCTTTTCCAGCACCAAgccctgcctgggtgctgccctgcttcccaccttgatgataatggactgaccctctgaacctgtaagccagccccaattaaatgtcatttataagagttgccttggtcatggtgtccctagACACAGTCTCTCCAAAAAAGTAGGAGGGAAGAGCTCTGGCTCCCCCCAAAAACACTACTATCTTCTGGGGATACCTTTAGTGTTCACCATGAGTTGAATGTCACTATCTCCATTAAAAAATTGGCTCcctaccagtggaaggggaagccctgggtcctgctaagactgaacccccagtgaactagtctatggggggagggcggcaatggggggagggttgggaggggaacacccataaggaaggggaggggggagggggatgtttgcccggaaaccgggaaagggaataacactcgaaatgtatataagaaatactcaagttaataaaaaaaaaagagatttcatcttaaataaatatttcagcatatttgataaaaaaaaattggctCCCCTGTAATCTGGTTTGTGTGTCTCTCACCTCAAACAGATACTTAGTTGTCACTGTGAGTTGGTATCACCTTCTCTAACAGCTATCCCTTAGATAACACCCTTGAGGCCTCATCTTTAGCCTCAAGTATCAGGTGTAACCAATATATCCCATCTTTGATACTGCCCTGTATCTCCTTAACAATTCTCCCTTCCAAATATTAAACAGGCTTGACTTGGCCCAGTTGTCATCATGTTTAGGACTGTGTGGCTGGAGACTTGTTCTTTATAGAACAAGTTCTTTATAGAATTCCTCTTCTATATGGCATAGAAGTCACTTAGGATTTTTAATTCTGCATCCAGAGACTAGGGAAAGGAGAAAGTGGGCCTTTACATCATCAATCCCACTAAATTTGGTAGGTCCCATGTTGAACCATGGGAAGAGATTCAGACATAGAGTTAAGGTCTGgaatccataaataaataaataaataaataaataggcagCCAACAGATGGTATCACGTAAACCAACCCAGGAAAGAAAAGTAATCTTAGACTATCCCCAGAGTAAGTGATTTCTGAAGTCCTCTTGATAGTATGGACAATGAAATTGTCCCATTTCCAGTAAATAGTGATACCTTGGTCAGGAACATAGTCCTTTAAGGATAATCTCGGAATAACCTAAAGAACATTCTGGAGCTTGGTGTAACTAAAAGTGGACAGCCTGACCATTTCCAAAACTTCGCATTAAACATCCTGACACAGGACAAATGGAGTTCTTGCCAGTAGCATTGGGAGCCATCAACAGGAAAAAAGCAAGGAGCCTGGCTCCTATGGAGGAATGTGCTGATCCCAAAGCTATTTCATACAACAGGAAAAGAGTCCTAACCTTGAATTTAGGGGAAAAATGGAGATCTTTGCCCTCACAATCAAATTAAGAAAGGAATTAAGAGAGGAAGcatatggggctagagagatgcctcaacggttaagagtactgactgctcttccagaggtcctgagttcaattcccagcaaccacatggatctgtaatgggatcggtaCAATGttctcatatacattaaataaagaaacctttaaaaagaGAGTGGGAGTGGGGGAAGCATACATAAATAGGCACTTGTAAAAGCAGAGTTTatccagggagggagggagtggattGATGGGTAGgccggggagcaccctcacagaggtgGAGTGGGAGGATGGGATAGTGGCTTTCCAGAGGAAAACTGGGAcggaggataatatttgaaatgaagataaagaaaataatagaagaaaaaacagaGCTTATAGAAAAGTGGAGGGCTAAAGGCCAAGGAAGGGTAGGATGAAGGGGACTAAGAGAGAGAACATTCTTGGCATTGGCACCTGAAAGTTCACCCTGAAGAAAATGTAAAGTGGGGAGCATCCACTGAGAAATACAGGTGAGTAGTAGAGATGTTCCTGTTACATTTTACATCCAACAGCGCTTGGAAATGAAAGGAAGTCTGATAAAATTATaaatggtggaaagagaaagagaaaatagaaaataaaaagttaaagccAGGagggtttattttttctttacactGAAAGCTGTCAAGCCCCATTCCCCTTGGTCTTCAAGTCTTAATACAGTTGTCCTGGCCTGGGAAGGCAGTTTTCTAGTGTGCCTATGTTTGGGGCTTTCATGCTTAAGAAAAGCAACCTATGAAAAGGAgggaagataaagaaaagatagattttttttccattagtGCAAGGCAGAGTGGCATCCAAGGAGGTCAGAGTCAACCTCTATTCATGGGAGAGGACAATGTTAGCTTACAATTTCTATGCATGTGAGTCCCATTACAGGTCTATCATTCTTACATTCTCACTGGGATTGCAACAAATTGCACATAGTCTCAGCAAGCCAAGTTCATTAGAATAAAGTGAAGTTTATTAAGAGTAAATATTTGCTCTCACAGACCAGTGAAGTTCTGAGGATAGGATCTCCAGTTGTGGTAAAACATTTCCTATGTCACATGGTCACATCCTTCCTTTTGATTGGTGGAAGGTTGATCTCATATAGATTAACTGCTCAAACCAGGATTTCCCATAATATTGGTCACAAGACCAGGTCATAAGACCTAGTCACAAAATTGCATGACCTGGTCTCCTAACTGCGTTTCAGCGAGCCCAGGTTTCCTGTCCCGCCCCAGAGCTAAGATTAAACAACAGAGCTTGACCCCAGCCACTTCCACTGTTCATATCTTAACTGCTGTCTAACCTAGAGATCTGAAAGGATACAAAATGTACCCAAAAGTTAAACCAAGGGTTAATTAAACCGGAAAAGTGTGACTATTTCCTTCTACTCACATTCACTCTTGCTTGCTTCATATGATTTCTACTGAAGGCATTTAAACGTTTAATGTATAGTATGTGAGAAGCAAGTGTGCTGAAAGGAGAGCTTCCAGGCCAGCTCATAGATGCTATATGCTGGAGGACTACACTGACCATAAAGTGTGGTGCACAGAACTTACACACAGAAACAACTTATAATTAAACTAGCAAATGGCTTcagatagaaaaaaatatatgggaaaaaaaaaaaaaaacaactatagATCCTAAGCAGACTGTGTGTAATATTGAGAGACATCTTGCTAACTATCCCCAGCAGGGCTTCTTTGTCATCTTCTAATTAACTTGAATCTTGCATCTGGAACTATAGTTTGGCTTAGTGGGTTTTAAAAAGGAAGTTAAAGGCCTGGCACAGGGCACACATACTATTAAACTGGTACCTCACCTTCTTTCAGCTCCATAGGTATCAACACCTGTTATTGAAAAGACCCTGTTGATCTTGTAGCAACACAGACGAAGCTTACTTTATTGGTATAAAGAATGACTCTAAAATCATATGGTCCATGAACATCTGCTTAATTCCAGGTCTGTTGGAGGTAAACTGAATTTTAATTTGGGGAAGGGGACTCATCTCATTTTGGTGTGTTTGGGAGTTTTATTGGGAGATAGTCTGTGCTTATATGCATACGTAGAGTTTAGTAAAATGGCTTTTCTTATGGTCCATTGTTTTATATTGTAAATCCAGTCATTTAAGGTTCACTGACCACCAGAACCAAATTTAGAAAACTAAAACACTGACCACACTGAAGCAGTTATGGACCCAAGGTGAACTTCAGGGGTTAAGTCACCCCTTTCACATTGCTTACTGTGATGTACTACTAAGTGCACACTAGTCCTGCCTAAGTGATGACTTCATCTAGCAGGACTCTTACTCTGTCACCGAACAGAACCAAACCTACTCTTGCCTTCTTTACTTTGTTTCCTGGGGAAATGGGTGATGGTATGGAGAACGATGAGAGACCTAAAGTGAACCAACCCAACACTGTGAATTCCTGTCCAGGCCAGTACCCAGAGGCAAGGAGTTATTAGAATTCTCTCCATCTACATGGATCATCAAAGCACAATATATAATCCCATCCCTTTAGCTCCTTCCTCAATCTAAAGCCTGACACCTTTGGAAGAGAAGAATGAGGAAATAATGCAGGTAAAGACCACACAGCTTCCCAAAGTCTTCTCTGATACTCATTGCCCCACCTAACAATACCAGTGCTGGTAGAATATAACTAACTATACTTTAACCACACTAAGGACAGCATAAAAAATCCAGGATGCCTATTATGAAATTTTACTCGAATGCGGAAGCCATGCTGGTACACAGGTACAATCTCTTCTTAGAAATCAGCATAAATGTGTTGGTGCTCACCTAAagacgttaaaaaaaaaaaaaaaaaaaccttaacgGCCTAATGCAGTGCACATTAAAGAGGTTTCAAACCATAACCCACATCTTGAATGAATTAAGCAATACCTATAAACATGAAGCATGATCACCTCAAGATATTTTGGTGATACTTGACACTGAACAGCACCAAATTATGTTTCACTCACAACACATAACCACCATTCAAGATGCATATATAGATTTATGAAGAAGCCCTGATAATTAAGTACATAGGGTCTTGGGTTCACCCTGTAGATCCCACCATCAGCAAAAGTAGTGATTTTCCTATTTCAGAAGGACTGCAGAAAAAAAACATATGCTATAAAGATCTCTCCACAAGGTTTGAGATCTGAGGAAGGGAAGACAAACCCGAAATTCCCAGTCAAAGATAACTCCatgttggtcttgaactctttgACATGTAGAGCTGTGGTCCTCACATTGGTGTGCTCAGACAAGGATTCATCAAGACACTTCAGTATTCTTCTACCACATTCATCATCATCTTTCTGCTGTATTCATAAACCACAAATAGAGCAGCATTGGAAGGGATGGCTCGAATCAGAGTGGCTTTCAATCCAGAATACAAGGCTAATATTCCTTCATTTCTCACAACATTTATAAAGGTTTTAATTAATCCTGCAGGCTTCCCAAACATAGAAAGAACCTGGATTCTGGATTTAATGCAGTCTACTGGGAATATGATAAGCCAGAGACAAACCCCAGCAAAGCTTCCACTTAACATCAAAGGGACAGGACCTAGTTCATCCTTTGATCCCCCTGACGCAAAAAATGATCGACTGATTTCATAGCCCCCAAAGTAGAAGAAGTATCCAGGTATTTCCTGAGCAAGAGTGGTTGAGAGTCCACGATAGAAGCCTAAGGGACCATCCTTCATGAAGATACTCTTAACCATAGACCAAATTGTGTTGTGGCTGTGTTTTGTCTTCCCTGCCACCCTCATTTCATGCATAGTCTGCAGCCGACACTTCACAAGCTCAGTGGGGCAGAGGACCAGCGCAGCAAATGCAGAAGCCAGTGACCCAGCAGTGGCAGTCTCAAAGTCGTTCAGTTCTGCACTCTGCTCCACTCTTGCCACTTTCCTGACAAACTGTTGGCAAAAGCCATAGCACAAAAATAGGACAGAGCCCTGGGCGACATAGGCTAACAGTGCAGGACTGGTTCCCCTGTAAAGGCCGTGGACACCCACTTGGTTGTATGTCTTTAGGAAACAGTCAGCGAGGCCTTTGTACATGTAGGGAAATGTCTGCATCTTTACTTTTACGGTGTCGAAGGGCTGCCCGGTCAGCACACACGCTGCGGCCCCTGCTGCGCCGGCAGTGAGGTCTATGGCGGCTTGGATGGCAGGGTGGATTTCATGTTCCTCCACACTCCCGAGGGTGTCGCCAGAAGCCAAGTCTCTGTAGGCGCCCATGGTCCCCACTGCGGACCTGTCTCCTTGTCAAAGATAAAGCCAAAGCCTTGGGCCACCGCACTCTCTGGCCGCTGGGGAATAACCCCCAAGCACGTGCATCCACGAGCACCCTACTGTCCCCGAGGGCAATGGCAGAATGCTTTCAGTGGTTGTGGTAACCGCCATTTCTCCCATAAATACCTGGGAGGAAACGCTTTACTGCAGCTCGGTGAACCACAGCTGTTTCACCCTCAGTACCACAGCCAAATTGGGCTCGTTTTCCTGATTTCTTACCATGCAATATGGCACAGGAGGTGCTCTCAGTTGATCCAACCTGGATGTTAAGAGCACAACTTTCCAGAACAGTGCTTTCAAAGAAATGACAGGCCATTCTAGGggcctttaactccagcattcaagaagcagagagcagagagtttgaggccagccagcgATATATAttgaaactctgcctcaaaaaatggATAATCAATAGAGAAGACAAACTTGGGAACTGCTACATTTGAGTCCCTGGTACGAAATAAAACATCCCACAGCAGGTGCTTTTCTCCAGGGCAGGTAAGGCAGGAGTTGAAGTTCTGCAGAAACACTACTTTGGAGGTGTAACCAAATCTGGGGCCAGGGTACTGAAACGTTTCTTTCATTCACTTTCCTGGACTATGTTTAAAAGTAAGGCTTTAGGCTGGTGCACTGGCACCTGCTTTTAATCCCAAGCAGAGACCAGCAGATTTCtcaactcaaggccagcctaatctacagggACAGTCCCATAAGGCCTAAccacagagaccctgcctcaaaacaacagtGAGACATTAAAACTCAAGAGTGTGCATGGTAAGAGGTAGGCTTTCTTTCTTGAGCAGATGGCCTTTTCTTTGGAAAATGTCCAATGCTGACATTGgaattcttttctctaacttttctTTAGAGATAATAttctaagatttttaaaaagatttttaccaatttgcatgtatatgtaccatgGAAATCACAACAAGGTTGAATACCCTGGAATTGGACTTAAAATTAGTTGTAAGGCACCATGTGTGCAAACCTAACCCGGGGTCATCTCTCCAGAACCTAATCATCTAATCTCAAATCTGTATGCCTGAACACTGATTTAACAGGGTCCCTAGAGTAAATACATAAGCTTGCACACAAATCCTTTTCAGCTGCTGTTCACCTCATTCCCGCTTAATCTGTGCATTTTGAGTTGGAGCCTCCATTGATCCaatttatatagaaaaataaattttctatgCTCTGAGAGATGGCTTCAAAAGATAACGATCTTAGGTATCAAGAACTCTGAGCACAGACTATAATGAGTTCCTTTCCTTACAGCTAATTACCATCAGTAGTGAATAACAATGGAAAAAACTATtaggaaaaaaatacagattCACATGTTGATAAAACTGTTCATATTTTTAGAAAAGTCTATAAAGTGTCTACATaacaaaatcattattttttGCATTAAAAAACTACATAAGTGTTTTGTACACACCAAATAAAGGCATGAGATGACACCTCTTAAAATGTGATAAGATCTATAtgcagctcagtgacagagcaatCGCCTAGCATTCCCAAGGCCCAGCAccccaacacacacgcacacgcacgcgcacacacgcgcgcacgcgcgcgcgcgcgcacacacacacacacacacacacacacacacacagagcacaattTGCAAATAAACCCAGAAACACTGAATGTTCATCTCTATACTATACTCCTTAGCTAAGAGGTGCATGAGAAAAGTGAATCTTTCATGAGACTGCAGGATGTGGATCTCAATCTTTatcatcttttaaattttatgttacaGATAATCACTATgccatttttaatattaatacaaaaatgtccagaaacaaacaggaaagctACAGGAATAAACTAAGTCAATTTTTATGCTGTAGATAATCTAAATAAACTTTCCAAAATATAAGGTTTGAGTCTTTGTTGAATTTGAAACAAAACCTAATTAAAACAGCTGTTTGCTAAGCCAGGCCTGACCATGCACACCTACAGTCTCCACACTTGACCGAGACAAGAgaaccaagttcaaggccatcctgagatATATAgtgaatcaaaattaaaaatttcttacTATCACCTCCGTCACTCTCAAATTCAAGACCATTTAATGCCTTTTATGATCTACTCTAGTATGTGGTAACATTTCTTTGTTCACTGTTCACTTATCATTATTCCAGGTACTATTCTAAGTACGCCTGTCTTATGATTTAAGTCAGTCTGATATCCCTGTAAGGCTGGTAATACTATCGACTCCATTTCAGAGAAGAAAATCGAAGCAGACAGATTAAGCTACAAATTACATGGCCCAAAACTCACACAATCAAATCACTGATCTAGGATATGTACTGGTAtgccttgacctcaagctgttaAGACTAGGTTGGAGCTTCAGATGCTCTGGCAGCTGTCAACAGCAAAACAGAAGGCAAGCTCTCAATGAAAGGAGCCAGATGACTTCCATTTTGAATTCATACTTGGCATGCCAGGGGGCAGCTTTTTAGTATTTCCAGGACACAGTTGAATATACTAAATCTGAAGTTCATGTTAGTCTTTAAATTATGGATTTGAAAATCCAAGTAGAGCTAATAACTGAACCAAGACCACACCAGTAGAATATTCTGTTAAGAAAAAATGTGCATCCAACATCCTTCCAATATTGATGGTATTTCGGTAGCACCTGTACCAACATCATAGTAAAAACTCTTTGGTTAAATACTGTATCTTCCTCTGGTGTCAGTTCTTTAAGTGTGGTGAAAATATCTTAAATATACTTAGAATTTTTCACCTGCCACTTTGTTAAGAACACATACTTTATGACTCTAACACTCTAGAGCCAGATATTAAGGGAATCTTTAAGCTGCATTGCAGTCACGTGCTTGTGAAAACGCAAGGAAAAGTACATTCTGAAGCGTCTAAGCATTAAGAGGCTTGATCCTGAATTCAGTCTTAATAACTCATTTTGAACACTTCACTACTGTTTTCTAACAAAATCTGAACTTTGATTTATGAAGCAAGTACTTTTAAAGTGAAGTTTTACAAACAAATCAgacagaaattaatttttaactatGCACCTTACCAATCTTGGTTTTTCCCCAAAAACACCCCTCCCATCCATAAAACATTAAATGCCTCAGAGAAAAATTCTatgtatgaaattttaaaataccagACCTGGTAACAGGCTTTCATAGTGGCAAATACTAATGAAATAACATGAACAAACATGCCTATTAAAAAAGCATAGCAATTAAAATGGCAACAGTTAAGAATATAATCTTAATCTAAGCAAGTGGAATAGTTCATCTGATAACTG is a window of Rattus norvegicus strain BN/NHsdMcwi chromosome 18, GRCr8, whole genome shotgun sequence DNA encoding:
- the Slc25a2 gene encoding mitochondrial ornithine transporter 2 produces the protein MQTFPYMYKGLADCFLKTYNQVGVHGLYRGTSPALLAYVAQGSVLFLCYGFCQQFVRKVARVEQSAELNDFETATAGSLASAFAALVLCPTELVKCRLQTMHEMRVAGKTKHSHNTIWSMVKSIFMKDGPLGFYRGLSTTLAQEIPGYFFYFGGYEISRSFFASGGSKDELGPVPLMLSGSFAGVCLWLIIFPVDCIKSRIQVLSMFGKPAGLIKTFINVVRNEGILALYSGLKATLIRAIPSNAALFVVYEYSRKMMMNVVEEY